One window of the Eucalyptus grandis isolate ANBG69807.140 chromosome 8, ASM1654582v1, whole genome shotgun sequence genome contains the following:
- the LOC104415534 gene encoding transcription factor bHLH94 has product MALEAVVFPQNPLSNYTSRELYNLLESNWGSFDFGLDRNEHGEFLDYPTEKDFPCGEWNNNSCSSDAGNNTAQCHLNNDNSNDGSSSHRAAAVGRTKRRRTKSRKNKEDIESQRMTHIAVERNRRKQMNEYLSVLRSLMPESYIQRGDQASIIGGAINFVKELEQKLQLLGVQKEMECLKSDDDHDDKPVSPFSEFFTFHKYNNSNSSNNSSSSPSPSTATTTTAYYGSTDETAAGNKRLSAIADIEVTMVESHANLRIRTKRRPKQILKVVSGLHSLRLTVLHLNVTTVDRVVLYSISVKAEDDCKLTAVDEISSSVYQIFVQIHEESI; this is encoded by the exons atgGCACTGGAAGCTGTTGTCTTTCCGCAAAATCCATTGAGCAACTACACAAGCAGAGAGCTCTACAACTTGCTCGAAAGCAATTGGGGTTCCTTCGACTTTGGGTTGGATCGGAACGAGCACGGGGAATTTTTAGACTACCCAACGGAGAAGGATTTCCCTTGCGGCGAGTGGAACAACAATTCGTGCTCATCAGATGCTGGGAACAACACAGCACAATGTCACTTGAATAATGACAACAGCAATGATGGGTCGTCCAGCCACCGAGCCGCAGCTGTCGGTCGCACAAAGCGGCGCCGTACGAAGAGCAGGAAGAACAAGGAAGACATCGAGAGCCAGAGGATGACGCACATTGCTGTGGAGCGAAACCGGAGGAAGCAAATGAACGAGTATCTCTCCGTGCTTCGGTCTCTCATGCCTGAATCTTATATTCAAAgg GGGGACCAAGCATCAATCATAGGAGGGGCCATAAATTTTGTGAAGGAGCTTGAGCAAAAGCTGCAACTACTTGGTGTTCAAAAGGAGATGGAGTGCTTAAAATCTGATGATGACCATGATGATAAGCCAGTTTCACCTTTCTCTGAGTTCTTCACTTTCCACAAGTacaacaacagcaacagcagcaacaaCTCCTCTAGCTCGCCATCCCCGTCGACAGCAACGACGACGACAGCTTACTACGGCTCCACTGACGAAACAGCTGCTGGGAATAAGCGGCTGTCGGCCATCGCCGACATAGAAGTGACCATGGTGGAGAGCCACGCGAACCTGAGGATAAGGACGAAGAGGAGGCCGAAGCAGATCCTGAAGGTGGTTTCTGGGTTGCACTCGTTGAGGCTGACCGTTCTTCACCTCAATGTCACCACCGTTGATCGCGTTGTCCTCTACTCCATCAGCGTCAAG GCAGAAGATGATTGCAAGCTCACGGCAGTGGATGAAATTTCGTCATCTGTGTATCAGATATTCGTCCAAATTCACGAAGAGTCGATTTGA